In Oryza sativa Japonica Group chromosome 2, ASM3414082v1, the following are encoded in one genomic region:
- the LOC4329691 gene encoding uncharacterized protein, with translation MMQQDSKRKRSVLPETATLAPGSKRRRRKSVPSRHAAAMLPDELLTEVCLRLPVKSILRFRAACRSWDAMLSSEEFGQLYAARAEEMSSAPKLLFVSPTANFNSTAVYKCSPSKPTDDLLLTLDDVRGNYVEVTPAPCHGLSLLYDGIAPAYYVMNATTRAVTRLPPFRDVAFATAGLGCDARTKKYKVVRLFEGNLLEKEFLKCEIYTLGGDEGDIWRPAAGGVPFRFYSFARSAISNAVMNKLQPLFFNGYLHWLINPLHHVKLPRASILSFSLTDETFRWIRSPPFVASGVHLVELDGNLCMVRDLRDRSTAVCKLEIWKLKDYNSGDWSLDHRIDLTGQLPRDLLEPQIVKVIGSAGSCRSGTKIIIATSKHKVCSYDPVSRTLETITSISETCTSYQNEKSDIRFSLFKECLTPVHKTREEIAFATPLSKATKEILLRLPAESVLKFKPVCKQWLGLIKSERFIRAYFAHKNMDKRPKIMLVGKGSGKSLFNFVPLSKWLQEASNQGTLFLDTKVVCSKPCRGLNLMSFVEEDYLFNPCTGYHRVYWNREWHQHQPWKMPTGCREQEDNPFAVGNKNVGLGFSQVIQDHVVVGIFYDRKDYNSREYSLTCSLWSCGSGYFEQLPQPPLPVNDMPPVSVDGVLYWMSEPRLGQSYERAIVSFDIAAKIFEVIPCPSSIAMWDPRSRCHAFVVELLGKLCAVLSNSVADELDIWKWDHGLWTRAYTINLKFWPDYSLATNVVVPMAVDLTDGRILLNTGRKLGLYNPFDQTIENLLALDQVSLATPKVQQQRTGGHLKCHITRCEDVPRKFSPWKLSMAPCENFATPPSASSGKNLLSSRHQYVKALNSVSPKVMPVVPMLYEESLTYYPFAARARVLFS, from the coding sequence ATGATGCAGCAAGACAGCAAGAGGAAGAGGTCCGTGCTGCCGGAGACGGCTACGTTGGCCCCGGGaagcaagaggaggaggaggaaatctGTACCATCCCGTCATGCGGCCGCGATGCTACCTGACGAGTTGCTGACGGAGGTGTGCCTGCGGTTGCCCGTCAAATCCATCCTTCGCTTCCGGGCTGCCTGCCGCTCCTGGGACGCAATGCTGTCTTCCGAGGAATTTGGTCAACTCTACGCAGCGAGAGCCGAGGAGATGTCGTCAGCTCCTAAGCTGCTATTCGTCTCACCTACGGCAAATTTCAACTCCACCGCGGTGTACAAGTGCTCACCATCGAAGCCCACCGATGACCTGCTGCTCACGCTTGATGATGTTCGCGGAAACTATGTGGAGGTGACACCCGCACCATGCCATGGTCTCTCCCTCCTGTATGATGGTATTGCCCCAGCTTACTATGTTATGAATGCAACCACACGGGCAGTCACACGGTTGCCGCCTTTCCGAGATGTGGCTTTTGCCACTGCTGGTCTTGGGTGCGATGCCCGGACGAAGAAGTACAAGGTAGTGAGGCTTTTTGAAGGGAACTTGCTTGAGAAGGAATTTTTGAAGTGTGAGATATACACACTTGGGGGCGATGAAGGGGATATTTGGAGGCCTGCCGCTGGTGGAGTACCTTTCCGGTTCTACAGTTTTGCTCGTTCTGCTATTTCCAATGCGGTGATGAACAAACTGCAGCCACTTTTCTTCAATGGATATCTGCACTGGTTGATCAACCCATTGCATCACGTTAAACTACCAAGAGCTTCTATTTTATCATTTTCTCTCACTGATGAAACCTTCAGATGGATCCGATCACCACCCTTTGTGGCATCTGGAGTGCATTTGGTGGAGCTTGATGGTAATCTGTGTATGGTCCGAGACCTTCGTGATAGGTCAACTGCTGTTTGCAAGTTGGAAATTTGGAAGCTTAAGGACTATAACTCTGGTGATTGGTCTTTGGATCATCGAATTGATTTAACAGGGCAGTTGCCTAGGGATTTACTTGAGCCACAGATAGTGAAAGTTATCGGTTCCGCTGGTAGTTGCAGATCAGGTACGAAGATAATCATCGCCACATCCAAGCACAAAGTTTGTTCCTATGATCCTGTTTCTAGAACTCTGGAAACCATTACCTCAATCTCGGAGACCTGCACATCCTATCAAAATGAGAAATCTGATATTAGATTCAGTTTATTTAAAGAATGCCTTACCCCAGTGCATAAAACAAGGGAAGAGATTGCCTTCGCAACTCCCTTGTCTAAGGCTACTAAGGAGATCCTACTCCGACTCCCGGCTGAATCAGTCTTGAAGTTCAAACCAGTCTGTAAGCAATGGCTTGGGCTGATAAAGAGTGAAAGATTTATCCGTGCATACTTTGCACACAAGAACATGGACAAGAGGCCAAAAATCATGCTTGTGGGTAAGGGCTCTGGAAAATCACTTTTCAACTTTGTTCCCTTAAGTAAATGGCTTCAAGAGGCATCCAATCAAGGCACACTGTTTCTTGACACAAAGGTGGTTTGCTCCAAGCCTTGCCGTGGATTGAATTTGATGAGCTTCGTGGAGGAGGACTATCTGTTCAACCCGTGTACAGGTTACCACAGGGTCTACTGGAACAGAGAGTGGCATCAGCACCAACCATGGAAAATGCCTACGGGTTGCCGTGAACAAGAAGACAATCCTTTTGCAGTTGGCAATAAGAATGTTGGTTTGGGGTTCAGCCAGGTGATTCAGGATCATGTTGTTGTGGGGATTTTCTATGACCGGAAAGACTACAACTCTCGTGAGTATTCTTTAACATGTTCTCTATGGAGCTGTGGTTCTGGATACTTCGAGCAACTCCCGCAGCCACCTCTGCCTGTGAATGACATGCCACCTGTCTCTGTGGATGGAGTGCTGTACTGGATGAGCGAACCAAGGTTGGGTCAGAGTTATGAACGAGCCATTGTGTCTTTTGACATTGCCGCTAAGATATTTGAAGTCATCCCTTGCCCTTCAAGCATTGCAATGTGGGACCCCAGAAGTCGCTGCCATGCATTTGTGGTGGAGCTTCTAGGAAAGTTGTGTGCTGTTCTTTCAAATTCAGTTGCAGATGAGTTAGATATATGGAAGTGGGATCATGGTCTATGGACTAGAGCATACACAATCAATTTAAAATTCTGGCCAGATTACTCACTTGCAACGAATGTTGTAGTGCCTATGGCAGTTGACCTTACAGATGGAAGGATTCTGCTGAATACTGGGAGGAAGCTTGGTTTATATAATCCATTTGATCAAACAATTGAAAACTTGCTTGCACTTGATCAGGTGTCACTTGCCACACCTAAAGTGCAGCAACAGCGCACTGGAGGTCATCTTAAGTGCCACATTACCAGATGCGAAGATGTTCCTAGGAAGTTTTCTCCGTGGAAACTATCTATGGCTCCATGTGAGAACTTTGCTACACCTCCAAGTGCCTCATCAGGGAAGAATCTGTTGTCCTCCAGACACCAATATGTGAAGGCACTAAATAGTGTGAGCCCAAAGGTTATGCCTGTGGTTCCTATGTTGTATGAGGAGAGCCTAACTTATTATCCCTTTGCTGCCCGAGCGAGAGTGTTGTTTAGTTGA
- the LOC4329692 gene encoding glutathione S-transferase zeta class isoform X1 gives MAEAAGAAVAPAKLGLYSYWRSSCSHRVRIALNLKGLEYEYKAVNLLKGEHSDPEFMKVNPMKFVPALVDGDAVIGDSYAIALYLEDKYPEHPLLPQDLKMKALNLQIASIVCSGIQPLHNLTVLRFIEKKVGTGESIPWTQQQIDRGFAAAENLVKGCAGKYATGDEVRLADVFLAPQIYAAVTRFQINMLNYPTLARLHEEYMKHPAFQAALPDRQPDAPSST, from the exons atggcggaggcggcgggggcggcggtggcgccggcgaagCTGGGTCTGTACTCGTACTGGCGGAGCTCGTGCTCGCACCGCGTCCGCATCGCCCTCAACCTCAAAG GATTGGAGTACGAGTACAAGGCGGTGAACCTGCTCAAGGGGGAGCACTCTGATCCAG AATTCATGAAGGTTAATCCTATGAAGTTCGTCCCGGCATTGGTCGATGGAGATGCTGTAATTGGTGATTCTTACGCGATAGCATTA TATTTGGAGGACAAGTACCCTGAGCACCCTCTTTTACCTCAAGACCTTAAAATGAAGGCCTTGAATCTCCAG ATAGCAAGCATTGTATGCTCTGGAATTCAACCTCTTCACAATCTTACCGTACTG AGGTTCATTGAGAAGAAGGTTGGTACAGGGGAGAGCATCCCATGGACTCAACAACAGATCGACAGAGGTTTCGCAG CTGCTGAGAACCTAGTAAAAGGCTGTGCTGGGAAGTATGCAACAGGAGATGAAGTCCGATTG GCAGACGTATTCCTCGCACCTCAGATTTATGCAGCAGTGACTCGTTTTCAAATTAACATG TTAAATTATCCCACTCTCGCGAGGCTCCATGAGGAGTATATGAAACATCCAGCATTTCAAGCAGCACTCCCAGACAGACAACCAGATGCCCCTTCCTCTACCTAG
- the LOC4329692 gene encoding glutathione S-transferase zeta class — protein MAEAAGAAVAPAKLGLYSYWRSSCSHRVRIALNLKGLEYEYKAVNLLKGEHSDPEFMKVNPMKFVPALVDGDAVIGDSYAIALYLEDKYPEHPLLPQDLKMKALNLQIASIVCSGIQPLHNLTVLVRTDLHSISYCHRFIEKKVGTGESIPWTQQQIDRGFAAAENLVKGCAGKYATGDEVRLADVFLAPQIYAAVTRFQINMLNYPTLARLHEEYMKHPAFQAALPDRQPDAPSST, from the exons atggcggaggcggcgggggcggcggtggcgccggcgaagCTGGGTCTGTACTCGTACTGGCGGAGCTCGTGCTCGCACCGCGTCCGCATCGCCCTCAACCTCAAAG GATTGGAGTACGAGTACAAGGCGGTGAACCTGCTCAAGGGGGAGCACTCTGATCCAG AATTCATGAAGGTTAATCCTATGAAGTTCGTCCCGGCATTGGTCGATGGAGATGCTGTAATTGGTGATTCTTACGCGATAGCATTA TATTTGGAGGACAAGTACCCTGAGCACCCTCTTTTACCTCAAGACCTTAAAATGAAGGCCTTGAATCTCCAG ATAGCAAGCATTGTATGCTCTGGAATTCAACCTCTTCACAATCTTACCGTACTGGTAAGAACTGATTTGCATTCAATTTCTTACTGCCAT AGGTTCATTGAGAAGAAGGTTGGTACAGGGGAGAGCATCCCATGGACTCAACAACAGATCGACAGAGGTTTCGCAG CTGCTGAGAACCTAGTAAAAGGCTGTGCTGGGAAGTATGCAACAGGAGATGAAGTCCGATTG GCAGACGTATTCCTCGCACCTCAGATTTATGCAGCAGTGACTCGTTTTCAAATTAACATG TTAAATTATCCCACTCTCGCGAGGCTCCATGAGGAGTATATGAAACATCCAGCATTTCAAGCAGCACTCCCAGACAGACAACCAGATGCCCCTTCCTCTACCTAG